A stretch of the Paucidesulfovibrio longus DSM 6739 genome encodes the following:
- the hflX gene encoding GTPase HflX, translated as MKRLGRLYQRRYPLREALSVEQARELAGLSHDTGRQIGVLIDRQGKASMVIVGDPEAIYIPELPRARQGAGRLRGLRLVHTHLGDEKLSEEDLMDMVFLRLDSVAALGVDREGFPERIQAAHLLPPNPENRSHEILPSQRHDRQTLDLYTLTEALEEEFGREQKAVELEKGDRALLVSVSTDSRQAQERSLEELADLARTAGLVPADSMIQRLRQANPRTIMGRGKLAELEVRALQSGARMVIFDQDLSPAQMRNLADLTERRVIDRTQLILDIFAQRATSKAGKLQVEMAQLKYMLPRLAGSGKAMSRLMGGIGGRGPGESKLESDRRKARDRITRLKKELESVRRHRAQTRERRAKSGVPVISLVGYTNAGKSTLLNTLTNAAVLAENKLFATLDPTTRRIRFPRDREVTLTDTVGFIRRLPSDLKEAFQATLEELDFADVLVLVADASHPEVEEQVGAVLRILEDMELLELPRVLALNKWDRLDEDERERMRNIYPEGIPISAVTRSSLEPLVAAILARLPEDAPPLGG; from the coding sequence ATGAAGCGGCTCGGCCGCCTCTACCAGCGGCGGTATCCGCTGCGCGAGGCCCTGAGCGTGGAGCAGGCCCGGGAACTGGCCGGGCTTTCCCACGACACGGGCCGCCAGATCGGCGTGCTCATCGACCGGCAGGGCAAGGCCTCGATGGTCATCGTCGGCGATCCGGAAGCCATCTACATTCCGGAACTGCCGCGTGCACGGCAGGGCGCGGGGCGGCTGCGTGGGCTGCGGCTGGTCCACACCCACCTCGGCGACGAGAAGCTCTCCGAGGAAGACCTCATGGACATGGTCTTTCTCCGGCTCGACAGCGTGGCCGCGCTCGGCGTGGACCGCGAGGGCTTTCCGGAGCGCATCCAGGCGGCGCACCTGCTGCCGCCCAACCCGGAGAACCGTTCGCACGAGATTCTTCCCTCCCAGCGGCACGACCGCCAGACCCTGGATCTCTACACCCTCACCGAGGCGCTGGAAGAGGAGTTCGGGCGCGAGCAGAAGGCCGTGGAGCTGGAAAAGGGCGACCGCGCCTTGCTGGTCAGCGTGTCCACGGATTCGCGCCAGGCGCAGGAGCGGTCCCTGGAGGAACTCGCCGATCTGGCCCGCACCGCGGGGCTCGTACCCGCGGACAGCATGATCCAGCGCCTGCGCCAGGCCAACCCGCGGACCATCATGGGCCGGGGCAAGCTGGCCGAGCTGGAGGTGCGCGCGCTCCAGAGCGGGGCGCGCATGGTCATCTTCGACCAGGATCTTTCCCCGGCGCAAATGCGCAACCTGGCGGACCTCACGGAGCGGCGCGTCATCGACCGCACGCAGTTGATCCTGGACATCTTTGCCCAGCGGGCCACGAGCAAGGCGGGCAAGCTTCAGGTGGAGATGGCCCAGCTCAAGTACATGCTGCCCCGTCTTGCCGGCAGCGGCAAGGCCATGTCCCGGCTCATGGGCGGCATCGGCGGCCGGGGACCGGGCGAAAGCAAGCTCGAATCGGACCGCCGCAAGGCGCGCGACCGCATCACCCGGCTGAAAAAGGAGCTGGAGTCCGTGCGCAGGCACCGGGCCCAGACGCGCGAACGCCGGGCCAAGTCCGGCGTGCCCGTGATCTCGCTGGTGGGCTACACCAACGCGGGCAAGTCCACGCTGCTGAACACCCTGACCAACGCCGCCGTCCTGGCCGAAAACAAGCTCTTCGCCACGCTCGATCCCACGACCCGGCGCATCCGCTTCCCGCGCGACCGCGAGGTCACGCTTACGGACACCGTGGGCTTCATCCGCCGTCTGCCCTCGGATCTCAAGGAAGCCTTCCAGGCCACTCTGGAGGAGCTGGATTTCGCGGACGTGCTCGTGCTCGTGGCCGACGCCTCGCACCCGGAGGTGGAGGAGCAGGTCGGAGCCGTGCTGCGGATCCTGGAAGACATGGAACTGCTGGAGCTTCCCCGCGTGCTGGCCTTGAACAAGTGGGACCGGCTGGACGAGGATGAACGGGAGAGGATGCGCAACATCTATCCGGAAGGGATTCCCATCAGCGCGGTGACCCGGTCGAGCCTGGAGCCGCTGGTGGCGGCCATCCTGGCAAGGTTGCCCGAAGACGCGCCGCCTCTGGGCGGATGA
- the fliG gene encoding flagellar motor switch protein FliG: protein MADYSGQQKTAIVLLALGEKFTAEAFKRMERAEIAAVSKAMLETESVPKEDVLDVLKEFNEQLAYGAEMLMGGPDQVKRLLTKTLDSETAKYILDSLDIATGPTPFQELENVSPKILAQILRNEHPQTLALIMGHLHPEQAAELIQNLPSGVRAEVLMRLAKLEAVAEEMLMEVDKVLQSQLIAIGGKEGKKVGGVSAVAEILNAVNRETEEEVLSEIEEESSQMADEIRNLMFVFEDIKAIDDRSIRELLKEVSNEDLTLALKGASDELKDKFLSNLSERAGAMIKEDLEIMGPVKLADVETAQQNIVKTVRRLEDEGKIAISRGGGDVFI from the coding sequence ATGGCCGACTACAGCGGGCAGCAAAAGACCGCCATCGTGCTCCTCGCCCTGGGCGAGAAGTTCACCGCGGAAGCGTTCAAGCGCATGGAACGCGCCGAGATCGCGGCGGTCTCCAAGGCCATGCTCGAAACCGAATCCGTTCCCAAGGAGGACGTCCTCGACGTGCTCAAGGAATTCAACGAGCAACTGGCCTACGGAGCGGAAATGCTCATGGGCGGCCCGGACCAGGTCAAGCGCCTGCTGACCAAGACCCTGGACAGCGAAACGGCAAAGTACATCCTGGACAGCCTGGACATCGCCACCGGCCCGACGCCGTTCCAGGAACTGGAAAACGTCAGCCCCAAGATCCTGGCTCAGATCCTGCGCAACGAACATCCGCAGACCCTGGCCCTGATCATGGGCCACCTGCACCCGGAACAGGCCGCGGAGCTGATCCAGAACCTGCCTTCCGGCGTGCGCGCCGAAGTGCTCATGCGCCTGGCCAAGCTCGAAGCCGTGGCCGAGGAAATGCTCATGGAAGTGGACAAGGTGCTCCAGAGCCAGCTCATCGCCATCGGCGGCAAGGAAGGCAAGAAGGTCGGCGGCGTCAGCGCCGTTGCCGAAATCCTCAACGCGGTCAACCGCGAGACCGAGGAAGAGGTGCTCTCCGAGATCGAGGAGGAATCCTCCCAGATGGCCGACGAGATCCGCAACCTCATGTTCGTGTTCGAGGACATCAAGGCCATCGACGACCGCTCCATCCGCGAGCTGCTCAAGGAAGTGTCCAACGAGGATCTCACCCTGGCGCTCAAGGGTGCCAGCGACGAGCTCAAGGACAAGTTCCTCTCCAACCTCTCGGAGCGCGCGGGCGCCATGATCAAGGAAGACCTGGAGATCATGGGCCCCGTCAAGCTCGCCGACGTGGAGACCGCGCAGCAGAATATCGTCAAGACCGTCCGCCGCCTGGAGGACGAGGGCAAGATTGCCATCAGCAGAGGTGGGGGCGATGTCTTTATCTGA
- the flgC gene encoding flagellar basal body rod protein FlgC, producing MDFMTALDIGASGLSAQRAYLNVISMNMANARTTRTVDGGPYRRKALSLESSPVYTPFDAAMKDEMNRDLHGVTVRGMVNDDRPFKMVYEPGHPDANDQGYVAYPDINVVEEMTNMMSTMRSYEANTQSISAVKQMFAKAIAIGK from the coding sequence ATGGATTTCATGACCGCACTCGATATCGGCGCGTCCGGCCTGAGCGCCCAGCGGGCCTACCTCAACGTCATTTCCATGAACATGGCCAACGCGCGCACCACGCGCACCGTGGACGGCGGCCCCTATCGCCGCAAGGCCCTGTCCCTGGAATCCTCGCCCGTCTACACGCCGTTCGACGCGGCGATGAAGGACGAGATGAACCGCGACCTGCACGGCGTGACCGTGCGCGGCATGGTCAACGACGACCGTCCCTTCAAGATGGTCTACGAGCCGGGCCACCCCGACGCCAACGACCAGGGCTACGTCGCCTACCCGGACATCAACGTGGTCGAGGAAATGACCAACATGATGTCCACCATGCGCAGCTACGAAGCGAACACGCAGTCCATTTCCGCGGTGAAGCAGATGTTCGCCAAGGCCATCGCCATCGGCAAGTAG
- a CDS encoding cation diffusion facilitator family transporter, translating to MPSPRRYALYSIAASLGTLALKFGAWRLTGSVGLLSDATEALVNLTAGVLAFSALTIALQPADEAHAYGHGKAEYFSSAAEGLLILVAAGGILYAAIDRFLHPQNLSGLGWGILVALVAAGVNWFTAVAMLRAARRFDSITLEADAKHLLTDVWTSAGMVAGLGVLLVAPPSWQILDPIIACIMAVNIAVTGIGLLRRSISGLMDAALPEEEMEMIVGVIREEAGEQAPFHGLRTRKAGSRRFVDFHLLLPGDTTVKQSHDLTERIERSICKEWPRCHVTIHVEPVEDHRSWDGWEIGGVCSSATACQDSRFTGEKAE from the coding sequence ATGCCCTCCCCGCGCAGATACGCACTTTATTCCATCGCCGCATCGCTGGGCACGCTGGCCCTGAAATTCGGGGCTTGGCGGCTGACCGGGTCCGTGGGCCTGCTCTCCGACGCCACCGAGGCCCTGGTCAACCTCACTGCCGGAGTGCTGGCCTTCTCGGCCCTGACCATCGCGCTCCAGCCCGCGGACGAGGCCCACGCCTACGGGCACGGCAAAGCCGAATATTTTTCATCCGCAGCCGAAGGATTGCTGATCCTCGTGGCTGCCGGAGGCATCCTCTACGCGGCCATCGATCGGTTCCTGCATCCGCAGAATCTCTCCGGCCTGGGCTGGGGCATCCTCGTGGCCCTGGTGGCCGCCGGGGTCAACTGGTTCACGGCGGTGGCCATGCTGCGGGCGGCGCGGCGCTTCGACTCCATCACCCTCGAGGCGGACGCGAAGCACCTGCTCACGGATGTCTGGACCTCGGCGGGCATGGTTGCCGGACTGGGCGTGCTGCTCGTGGCGCCGCCATCCTGGCAGATTCTGGACCCGATCATCGCCTGCATCATGGCCGTGAACATCGCGGTCACGGGCATCGGCCTGCTGCGCCGCTCCATAAGCGGACTCATGGACGCAGCCCTGCCGGAAGAAGAGATGGAGATGATCGTGGGGGTGATCCGCGAGGAAGCGGGCGAGCAAGCGCCATTTCACGGTCTGCGCACGCGCAAGGCCGGTTCGCGGCGCTTCGTGGACTTTCATCTGCTGCTGCCGGGCGACACGACCGTGAAGCAGAGCCATGACCTCACCGAACGCATCGAACGGAGCATCTGCAAGGAGTGGCCCCGTTGCCACGTGACCATTCATGTGGAGCCGGTGGAGGACCATCGCTCCTGGGACGGCTGGGAAATCGGGGGCGTCTGCTCAAGCGCCACGGCCTGCCAGGACAGCCGCTTCACCGGAGAGAAGGCCGAATAA
- a CDS encoding IMP cyclohydrolase produces MDFLPVKRALLSVTDKSLLVEFATFLVQSNVELVSTGGTKRLLAEAGLPVTPVSAVTGFPEILGGRVKTLHPNVHGGVLADKDDPEHMKTLDEHGIKPFDMICVNLYNFAEAANKGLELRQAVEEIDIGGPTMLRAAAKNFHSILVVPGVKHYPAIMDEMRASQGKIGLDLRRRLAAETFGMVSEYDRMISDYLGSHTA; encoded by the coding sequence ATGGATTTTTTGCCTGTCAAACGCGCTCTCCTGAGCGTGACCGACAAGTCCCTGCTTGTCGAATTCGCTACGTTTCTCGTCCAGAGCAATGTTGAACTCGTCTCCACCGGCGGCACCAAGCGGCTGCTCGCCGAGGCGGGCCTGCCCGTGACCCCGGTCAGCGCCGTGACCGGATTTCCCGAAATTCTCGGCGGCCGGGTCAAGACGCTGCATCCCAACGTGCACGGCGGCGTGCTTGCGGACAAGGACGACCCCGAACACATGAAGACCCTGGACGAACACGGGATCAAGCCTTTCGACATGATCTGCGTGAACCTCTACAATTTCGCCGAGGCCGCGAACAAGGGCCTGGAACTGCGGCAGGCCGTCGAGGAAATCGACATCGGCGGACCGACCATGCTTCGCGCCGCAGCCAAGAACTTTCATTCAATTCTCGTGGTGCCGGGCGTGAAGCATTACCCCGCCATCATGGACGAGATGCGCGCGAGCCAGGGCAAGATCGGCCTGGACCTGCGCCGCCGCCTCGCCGCCGAAACCTTCGGCATGGTCTCCGAATATGACCGGATGATCAGCGACTACCTCGGCAGCCATACGGCCTGA
- the fliF gene encoding flagellar basal-body MS-ring/collar protein FliF → MPPFLKDTWSRFEEFWGRRTISQRVLIGGLTVSVTLAFLLMIYWLNMPDYRVLYTKLYPEDASKVVNMLQAAKEDYKLQDGGQTIMVPADRVYDLRLKIAGEGSLHGQGIGFEIFDDIKIGQTDFVQHINYQRALQGELARTISEFPQVERARVHLVIPQKSLFIEEQSPPTASVVLKLKDQASLSKKEITGIVNLVTMAVEGLEKSRITVTDMHGQPLFEPSEDEATVGMSTTQLEYKNELERKMERRIQELLTPAVGPGNVIARVNAELDFSQKTIHREIFDPNATVLRSETRSEETTQGRANLDGGVPEANFRGDGFTGTQSTQDSTRETRTSNFEINREEQNIVTPVGELKRLTVAVLVDGVYTIPKGGGTPVYAPRTAEEMAEFERLVKSAIGYDTQRADTVEVSNISFGGPDGVDSDSLLRTMLEYAQRFGKPFLNGLLIFLFLILVVRPVVMALIRPRVHEQDMDEVSGLPGADQRLALDEGEVDEEALDTSMRLENAKNMAFQLFEENTDQAVRLLKSWIKQEAA, encoded by the coding sequence ATGCCCCCGTTCTTGAAGGACACCTGGAGCAGATTCGAGGAATTCTGGGGACGCCGCACCATTTCCCAGCGCGTGCTCATCGGCGGCCTGACCGTTTCCGTCACGCTCGCCTTCCTGCTTATGATCTACTGGCTGAACATGCCGGACTACCGGGTGCTCTACACCAAGCTCTACCCCGAAGACGCCTCCAAGGTCGTGAACATGCTTCAGGCCGCCAAGGAGGACTACAAGCTTCAGGACGGCGGACAGACCATCATGGTTCCGGCGGACCGCGTCTACGACCTGCGCCTGAAGATCGCGGGAGAAGGCTCGCTCCACGGCCAGGGCATCGGATTCGAGATCTTCGACGACATCAAGATCGGCCAGACCGACTTCGTGCAGCACATCAACTACCAGCGCGCCCTCCAGGGCGAACTGGCCCGCACCATTTCCGAATTTCCCCAGGTGGAACGCGCCCGCGTGCACCTGGTCATTCCGCAGAAGAGCCTGTTCATCGAGGAGCAGTCTCCGCCCACGGCTTCCGTGGTGCTCAAGCTCAAGGACCAGGCCAGCCTCAGCAAGAAGGAAATCACCGGCATCGTCAACCTGGTGACCATGGCTGTGGAAGGTCTGGAGAAGAGCCGCATCACCGTCACGGACATGCACGGCCAGCCGCTCTTCGAGCCCTCGGAGGACGAAGCCACCGTGGGCATGTCCACCACGCAGCTCGAATACAAGAACGAACTGGAGCGCAAGATGGAACGGCGCATCCAGGAACTGCTGACTCCGGCCGTGGGCCCCGGCAATGTCATCGCCCGCGTCAACGCCGAGCTTGATTTCTCCCAGAAGACCATCCACAGGGAAATTTTCGACCCCAACGCCACGGTGCTTCGCTCCGAAACCCGCAGCGAGGAGACCACCCAGGGACGCGCCAACCTCGACGGCGGCGTGCCCGAGGCCAACTTCCGCGGCGACGGATTCACCGGAACGCAGTCCACCCAGGACTCCACCCGCGAGACCCGGACCTCCAACTTCGAGATCAACCGCGAAGAACAGAACATCGTCACGCCCGTGGGCGAGCTCAAGCGCCTGACGGTTGCCGTACTCGTCGACGGCGTCTATACTATTCCCAAAGGTGGAGGAACGCCGGTCTACGCGCCGCGCACCGCCGAGGAAATGGCCGAGTTCGAACGCCTCGTGAAGAGCGCCATCGGGTACGACACCCAGCGCGCCGACACGGTGGAAGTGTCCAACATCTCCTTCGGCGGCCCCGACGGCGTGGACAGCGACTCGCTGCTGCGGACCATGCTCGAATACGCCCAGCGCTTCGGCAAGCCCTTCCTGAACGGTCTGCTGATCTTCCTCTTCCTCATCCTCGTGGTGCGCCCCGTGGTCATGGCCCTGATCCGGCCGCGGGTGCACGAACAGGACATGGACGAGGTTTCCGGACTCCCCGGCGCGGACCAGCGCCTCGCCCTGGACGAAGGGGAGGTGGACGAAGAGGCCCTGGACACCTCCATGCGGCTGGAAAACGCCAAGAACATGGCCTTCCAGCTCTTCGAAGAAAACACCGACCAGGCTGTGCGCCTGCTCAAGTCCTGGATCAAGCAGGAGGCTGCGTAA
- a CDS encoding tetratricopeptide repeat protein — protein sequence MSAHLDYEINKELGECYLFMGELDKAEEYYQKAAKSNGIHPDPYLGLATIAVQRGALEEAMTQYQKAHTIEATDKSHAGIGLILMESGDPGGAFEHFVEALVINPENMVALFSMVRLGHETDRLGEIVPHLENYLSIDPGKHEVRYALAGCLVCMDLKAEAVAQLERILEADPANDAAQELLAQIRE from the coding sequence ATGAGTGCACATTTGGATTATGAGATCAACAAGGAACTCGGAGAGTGTTATCTCTTCATGGGTGAACTGGACAAGGCCGAGGAATATTACCAGAAGGCCGCCAAGTCCAACGGCATCCATCCCGACCCCTACCTGGGCCTGGCCACCATCGCGGTGCAGCGCGGCGCCCTGGAAGAGGCCATGACCCAGTACCAGAAGGCCCACACCATCGAGGCCACGGACAAAAGTCATGCGGGCATCGGGCTGATCCTTATGGAGTCCGGCGATCCCGGCGGAGCTTTCGAGCATTTCGTCGAGGCCCTGGTCATCAATCCCGAGAACATGGTCGCCCTGTTCAGCATGGTGCGGCTTGGTCACGAGACGGACCGCCTGGGCGAGATCGTCCCGCATCTGGAGAACTATCTCTCCATCGATCCCGGCAAGCACGAAGTGCGCTACGCCCTGGCCGGCTGCCTGGTCTGCATGGACCTCAAGGCCGAAGCCGTGGCCCAGCTGGAGCGCATCCTGGAAGCCGATCCCGCCAACGACGCGGCCCAGGAACTGCTCGCCCAGATCCGCGAATAG
- the flgB gene encoding flagellar basal body rod protein FlgB, giving the protein MKGLFETHIDLTAKVLDLRLERQNLVAGNLANVDTPGYRARRIEFENELQSALALDQRGKVTRTNSKHMPSAFTVDGFEGKGIKEFEPRQIFGEDRVDLDKEMAVMGKNAMLYNALTEVITKNFSGLQRVIQEGAK; this is encoded by the coding sequence ATGAAGGGACTGTTCGAAACGCATATCGACCTGACGGCGAAGGTTCTTGATCTGCGACTTGAGCGTCAAAACCTCGTCGCCGGAAACCTCGCCAACGTGGATACGCCCGGCTACCGGGCCCGCCGCATCGAATTCGAAAACGAGCTGCAATCCGCCCTGGCCCTGGACCAGCGCGGCAAAGTGACCCGCACCAATTCGAAGCACATGCCCTCCGCCTTCACCGTGGACGGTTTCGAGGGCAAGGGCATCAAGGAATTCGAGCCGCGCCAGATCTTCGGCGAGGACAGGGTGGACCTGGACAAGGAAATGGCCGTGATGGGCAAGAACGCCATGCTTTACAACGCGCTGACCGAAGTGATCACCAAGAACTTTTCCGGCTTGCAGCGCGTCATCCAGGAAGGAGCCAAGTAA
- the fliE gene encoding flagellar hook-basal body complex protein FliE: MIKNVAMQAYRNALQDATQLSQNIRSRTEKKAPAEGFGNMLTESLSKVNAMDEQKSAMIEEFASGKTQNVHELMISMQKASVAMQMTSAVRGKVIQAYQELMRMPF; encoded by the coding sequence ATGATCAAGAACGTCGCCATGCAGGCCTACCGCAACGCGCTTCAGGACGCGACCCAGCTTTCCCAGAACATCCGCTCCCGCACGGAGAAGAAGGCGCCTGCCGAAGGCTTCGGCAACATGCTCACGGAATCGCTCAGCAAGGTCAACGCCATGGACGAGCAGAAGTCGGCCATGATCGAGGAATTCGCCTCCGGCAAGACCCAGAACGTCCACGAGCTGATGATCAGCATGCAGAAGGCGAGCGTCGCCATGCAGATGACCAGCGCCGTGCGCGGCAAGGTCATCCAGGCTTACCAGGAACTCATGCGCATGCCCTTCTAG
- a CDS encoding ribonuclease catalytic domain-containing protein, with product MVNSRPVSLPRPGCVVEFMQGNQPHLAWVQEESSGKLHALTLTKREIKLATARLLPWSGPQYEAGASRQEILDRLEEHQRRRGEIQAGLDVMEIWELAQGEMEEASLTWLAELVFENAGIDELAALGRALLTAKSHFKFRPPVFEIHPAEKVEQRLKQEAEERIRERITGLGAELFKSLWSARRVPDGLDIPPDVEAGLRELLLAQIAGTADEKANKLWASLRSGLPEHTHLALLLAQAWGVVEPHHNHLLDEAGYVLDDSWSEPLRDDVAALRRRVDAAAEPALDVPFVSIDAATTKDIDDAFFVERDPDPGQGWRLLLALARPTLGWEFGSPLDRAVASRATSLYLPEGDGHMLPHELGLDAFSLVAGEDRPALVTEFRFSPEGDVLSVEPRLAWVKVAANTPYEDAEKIMENHGDPMLDAALELAEKLFQKRLDAGASVIDRPDPEVTLARCGKDVDVEIRLKEPTPKSSLTVSEFMILANSGLARWAREQGVPLLHRTQNIALPSEAQGVFSQPEDIFRAVKYMAPPMLEAQPKRHAALAVDAYAPVTSPIRRYTDLINSAQICGHLENGSPAFDQEALEALLPGLNARIGQVSQVQRFRPRYWKLVYLAKRRKQPHSAVLVEENGQYPSLALPHLQINVRAPRSLLGDKLYPGQRFQITFGRIDPLTNEIKISEALEE from the coding sequence ATGGTCAACTCCCGTCCCGTCTCTCTTCCCAGACCCGGCTGCGTGGTCGAATTCATGCAGGGCAACCAGCCCCATCTGGCCTGGGTCCAGGAGGAATCGTCGGGCAAATTGCACGCCCTGACCCTGACCAAGCGGGAGATCAAGCTCGCCACGGCCCGCCTGCTGCCCTGGTCCGGACCGCAATACGAAGCCGGCGCCAGCCGCCAGGAAATCCTGGACCGCCTTGAGGAACATCAGCGCCGCAGGGGCGAGATCCAGGCAGGTCTGGACGTCATGGAAATCTGGGAACTGGCCCAGGGCGAGATGGAGGAAGCCTCGCTGACCTGGCTGGCCGAGCTGGTCTTCGAGAACGCGGGGATCGACGAGCTGGCCGCGCTCGGCCGGGCGCTGCTCACGGCCAAATCCCATTTCAAATTCCGGCCTCCCGTCTTCGAGATCCACCCTGCGGAAAAGGTGGAACAACGCCTGAAGCAGGAAGCCGAAGAGCGCATCCGCGAACGCATCACGGGCCTGGGCGCGGAATTGTTCAAATCGCTCTGGAGCGCGCGCCGCGTTCCCGACGGGCTGGACATTCCCCCGGACGTAGAAGCCGGCCTGCGCGAGCTGCTCCTGGCGCAGATCGCGGGAACAGCGGACGAAAAAGCCAACAAGCTTTGGGCGTCGCTGCGCTCCGGTCTGCCCGAACACACGCACCTGGCCCTGCTCCTGGCCCAGGCCTGGGGCGTGGTCGAGCCGCACCACAACCACCTGCTCGACGAGGCCGGATACGTTCTCGACGACTCCTGGTCCGAACCGCTGCGGGACGACGTGGCCGCGCTGCGCCGGCGCGTGGACGCCGCTGCCGAACCCGCCCTGGACGTGCCCTTCGTGAGCATCGACGCGGCCACCACCAAGGACATCGACGACGCCTTCTTCGTGGAGCGCGACCCCGATCCCGGACAAGGCTGGCGTCTGCTGCTCGCCCTGGCCCGGCCCACCCTGGGCTGGGAATTCGGCTCGCCCCTGGACAGGGCAGTGGCCTCCCGCGCCACCAGCCTCTACCTGCCCGAAGGCGACGGGCACATGCTTCCGCACGAACTGGGCCTGGACGCCTTCAGTCTCGTGGCCGGCGAGGACCGGCCCGCCCTGGTCACGGAGTTCCGGTTTTCCCCGGAGGGCGACGTGCTTTCCGTGGAGCCGCGCCTCGCCTGGGTCAAGGTGGCCGCGAACACGCCCTACGAAGACGCCGAAAAGATCATGGAAAACCACGGGGATCCCATGCTCGACGCGGCCTTGGAGCTGGCCGAAAAGCTCTTCCAAAAGCGACTGGACGCCGGGGCATCGGTCATCGACCGTCCGGACCCGGAGGTCACGCTCGCGCGGTGCGGCAAGGATGTGGACGTGGAAATCCGGCTCAAGGAGCCCACGCCCAAATCCTCGCTCACGGTCAGCGAATTCATGATCCTGGCCAACAGCGGCCTGGCCCGCTGGGCACGGGAACAGGGCGTGCCCCTGCTCCACCGCACCCAGAACATCGCCCTGCCGTCCGAGGCCCAGGGCGTGTTTTCCCAGCCCGAAGACATCTTCCGGGCCGTGAAATACATGGCCCCTCCCATGCTCGAAGCGCAGCCCAAGCGCCACGCGGCCCTGGCCGTGGACGCGTACGCGCCCGTGACATCGCCCATCCGCCGCTACACGGACCTGATCAATTCCGCGCAGATATGCGGGCATCTGGAAAACGGCAGCCCGGCCTTCGACCAGGAAGCCCTGGAAGCCCTGCTGCCCGGACTGAACGCGCGCATCGGACAGGTTTCCCAGGTCCAGCGCTTCCGCCCCCGGTACTGGAAGCTGGTCTATCTCGCCAAGAGGCGCAAGCAGCCGCATTCCGCCGTGCTTGTGGAGGAAAACGGGCAATACCCCAGCCTCGCCCTGCCGCATCTGCAGATCAACGTGCGCGCCCCGCGCAGCCTTCTCGGCGACAAGCTCTATCCGGGCCAGCGCTTTCAGATCACCTTCGGGCGCATCGACCCTTTGACCAACGAAATCAAAATATCCGAGGCCCTGGAGGAGTAG
- the plsY gene encoding glycerol-3-phosphate 1-O-acyltransferase PlsY, whose amino-acid sequence MHWIFWPLFSYLLGAVPFGLLLAKFLRGVDIRTEGSRNTGATNVARTCGLPLGLTALALDIAKGLVPVLLAARMSDNWLFLSLSALAPILGHVYSPFLGFKGGKAVATTIGAFLGLAFLPTLISVLLCVAAIFASGYVSLGSLVFGAALPAAMLLSGNGRFALVALAVTLLLYWRHRENIARLMRGEENSWRKKKG is encoded by the coding sequence ATGCATTGGATATTCTGGCCGCTCTTTTCCTATCTTCTCGGCGCGGTCCCCTTCGGACTGCTGCTGGCCAAGTTCCTGCGGGGCGTGGACATCCGCACCGAGGGCAGCCGCAATACCGGCGCCACCAACGTGGCCCGCACCTGCGGTCTGCCCCTGGGGCTGACCGCGCTGGCCCTGGACATCGCCAAGGGCCTCGTGCCCGTCCTGCTCGCCGCGAGGATGAGCGACAACTGGCTTTTCCTCAGCCTGAGCGCCCTGGCCCCGATCCTCGGCCACGTCTATTCGCCGTTCCTGGGCTTCAAGGGCGGCAAGGCCGTGGCCACCACCATCGGCGCGTTTCTGGGGCTGGCCTTCCTGCCGACGCTGATCAGCGTGCTGCTCTGCGTGGCCGCGATTTTCGCCTCCGGCTATGTCTCCCTCGGCTCCCTGGTCTTCGGCGCGGCCCTGCCCGCGGCCATGCTGCTTTCCGGAAACGGGCGCTTCGCGCTCGTGGCCCTGGCCGTGACCCTGCTGCTCTACTGGCGGCACCGCGAGAACATCGCCCGGCTGATGCGGGGCGAGGAAAACTCCTGGCGCAAGAAGAAAGGCTAG